The Megalops cyprinoides isolate fMegCyp1 chromosome 12, fMegCyp1.pri, whole genome shotgun sequence genome contains a region encoding:
- the hhipl2 gene encoding HHIP-like protein 2 produces MVLNLQEDLRATCPVDSHQERPEGVKGVKSLSELRDKNRGDRLLLTIFLCIFVGDAAPHPQCLDFQPPFKPPHHLEFCRDYEQFGCCDQNTDNLIAERFWDIMDFYDIRGYELCGELVKEILCQECSPYAAHLFDAEDPHSPIRVLPGLCSDYCSEFHRKCGSVVKLLTDDPQLQETCERDRSKFCHLLNLADQDYCFPNVLRSSALNNNLGYGFQDPKGCLQLCLKEVANGLRNPVLLLHAGDDTQRMFVAEQLGFVWVYLPDGSRLEEPFLDLSGEVLTTSWLGDERGFLGMAFHPRYHDNGRFFIYYSILEKQKVEKIRISEMSVSEYDMNKADPHTERVIFEIEEPAANHNGGQLLFGSDGHLYIFTGDGGKAGDPFGKFGNSQNKSTLLGKVLRIDVDGSSLDGKPYRIPEDNPFVSDRAARPEVYAYGVRNTWRCSVDRGDPVSQYGRGRIFCGDVGQNRYEEINIIQRGGNYGWRAKEGFECFDVKLCQNSSLGDILPIFAYDHSVGKSVTGGYVYRGCEWPNLNGLYLFGDFMSGRLMALQEDRRTGAWTERSVCMGNSTTCSFPGLINHHHKFIISFAEDQAGELYFMATSYPSTMSPFGTIYKFMDPSRRAPPGKCRTKQLPVKVIGKRVPFVPRELTVLESGDKPTRPPFKKVKFTTKAPVTRVLTTEGLPVTLSRVTDAHGTVSVTSEPVRHRDTVTAQTYPNASTAGPRQHRVLSSPKEEANTSGKRSSGRKGKKTKPRGGVTRKRQKNRKQAKGNRELSVQGGNSSNIAQDQNNTLSNKGKDRAGRP; encoded by the exons ATGGTGCTGAACCTGCAGGAGGATTTGCGCGCAACCTGCCCAGTGGACTCCCACCAGGAGCGGCCggagggggtgaagggggtgAAATCACTCAGCGAACTCCGCGACAAGAACCGAGGCGATCGCTTGCTTTTGACGATCttcttgtgcatttttgtggGAGATGCTGCACCTCATCCGCAGTGTTTGGACTTCCAGCCTCCATTTAAACCTCCACACCACCTGGAATTCTGTAGGGACTATGAGCAATTCGGCTGCTGCGATCAGAATACCGACAACCTCATTGCGGAGAGGTTCTGGGACATCATGGACTTTTACGACATCCGAGGATACGAACTCTGCGGTGAGCTCGTCAAAGAGATTTTGTGCCAG GAATGCTCTCCTTATGCAGCTCACCTGTTCGATGCAGAGGACCCACACTCTCCCATAAGGGTCCTTCCAGGCCTCTGTTCTGACTACTGCTCTGAGTTCCACAGGAAGTGTGGCTCAGTGGTCAAACTCCTGACTGATGATCCACAGCTACAGGAGACCTGCGAGAGGGACCGCTCCAAGTTCTGTCACCTACTCAATCTGGCTGACCAGGACTACTGTTTCCCCAACGTGCTTCGTAGCTCTGCCCTCAACAACAATCTGGGCTATGGATTTCAGGACCCCAAGGGCTGTCTACAGCTTTGCCTGAAGGAGGTGGCCAACGGGTTGCGTAACCCAGTGCTGCTTCTGCATGCAGGAGATGACACACAGCGCATGTTCGTGGCGGAGCAGTTGGGCTTTGTGTGGGTGTACCTGCCCGATGGCAGCCGCCTGGAGGAGCCCTTCCTCGACCTGAGCGGGGAGGTGCTGACCACGTCCTGGCTCGGGGATGAGAGGGGCTTCCTGGGAATGGCTTTCCATCCGCGTTACCACGACAACGGACGCTTCTTTATATATTACTCCATCCTGGAGAAGCAGAAGGTGGAGAAGATCCGGATCAGTGAGATGAGTGTGTCTGAGTACGACATGAATAAGGCTGACCCTCACACAGAGAG ggttatttttgaaattgagGAGCCAGCAGCTAATCACAATGGAGGGCAGCTGCTGTTTGGTTCAGATGGTCacctttacattttcactggggatggaggaaaagcaggagaCCCTTTTGGGAAGTTTGGGAACTCTCAAAACAA GAGTACTCTTCTGGGAAAAGTGCTACGTATTGATGTGGATGGAAGCAGCCTGGATGGAAAGCCATACCGAATTCCAGAGGATAACCCTTTCGTCTCAGACCGGGCTGCGAGACCAGAGGTGTACGCCTATGGTGTGAGAAACACGTGGCGATGCTCGGTGGACCGTGGGGACCCAGTCAGCCAGTACGGCAGGGGCCGGATTTTCTGTGGGGATGTGGGCCAGAACCGCTATGAGGAGATCAACATCATCCAGAGAGGTGGGAACTATGGCTGGAGAGCTAAGGAGGGGTTTGAGTGCTTCGATGTCAAATTATGTCAAAACTCTTCACTGG GAGACATTCTTCCGATTTTTGCATATGATCATAGCGTGGGGAAGTCTGTGACTGGTGGCTATGTGTACAGAGGATGTGAATGGCCAAATCTGAACGGTTTATATCTTTTCGGAGACTTTATGAGCGG CCGGCTTATGGCCTTGCAGGAGGACAGGAGGACTGGAGCCTGGACAGAGAGAAGTGTATGCATGGGGAACTCAACCACCTGCTCCTTCCCTGGACTCATCAACCACCATCATAAATTCATCATCTCCTTCGCTGAGGACCAAGCAG GTGAACTGTATTTTATGGCTACCTCATATCCCAGCACAATGTCTCCATTTGGAACCATCTACAAATTCATGGACCCATCCAG GAGAGCTCCTCCAGGAAAGTGCAGAACCAAACAACTTCCTGTCAAAGTGATCGGGAAAAGAGTACCATTTGTGCCCCGAGAAT tgaCTGTATTGGAGTCTGGTGACAAACCTACAAGACCTCCATTTAAAAAAGTCAAGTTCACCACCAAAGCACCTGTCACAAGGGTGCTCACAACAGAAGGCCTGCCTGTGACTTTGTCAAGAGTGACAGATGCACATGGAACTGTGTCAGTGACCTCAGAGCCGGTCAGACACAGGGATACAGTCACAGCACAGACTTACCCCAATGCTTCAACTGCAGGACCCCGTCAGCACCGAGTCTTGTCCAGTCCGAAGGAGGAGGCAAACACTAGTGGGAAGAGGTCTTCTGGGAGAAAGGGCAAGAAGACCAAACCCAGGGGAGGAGTTACTAGAAAGAGGCAGAAGAACAGAAAGCAAGCCAAAGGAAACAGAGAACTCTCAGTTCAGGGCGGAAACAGCAGCAACATAGCACAGGACCAAAACAATACCCTGAGCAACAAAGGGAAAGACAGGGCTGGGAGACCATGA